The region AAAGTCAAGCACTTTCACATCATATTCTTAATAATTACTTATAACAGAGATGTATGTATTATTTCATCAATACAGAAGCAAACATGTAAACAACGGAATATTATATATCAAGATGAAATTCATTGATGGGATTCTGTGGTAATTTGCCTATTGTTACCAGGGAAAACTTTGCATTGTCTAAAATCCTGTGGGCAACTCGCATAAAATCTTCCATAGTAACTGCCTGAATATTCCGTACTATTTCCTTGAATGTAAATTGCTGACCAAAAACAATCTCATTTTTAGCAATATGGCTCATACGCACCTCAGTACTTTCAAGGCTTAACGCCATATTCCCAATAAGGTAACTTTTTGCATCAGACAACTCCTCTTCGGAAATCCCCTGAGATGTAATTAGCCGGCACTCATTTGCTATTAGCTGTAATAGTTTATTATACTGTGAAGGAGCTGTCCCGCAATAAATACCAAAAACACCCGTATCCATGAACGATGAATGAAAACAATATATACTATAGCATAATCCTTCTTTTTCCCGGATATTCTGGAAAAGACGTGATGACATACTCCCGCCTAAAATAGTATTAAATAAATAAAATGCCCATCTGTCCTCATCAACTTTACTCAAGCCATCAGTACCAATACACAGGTGTATCTGCTCTAAGTCTTTATCCAGGTGTACCCGTAATTTGCGTTCATACTGTGGTAGTGCAGGAAAACCTTTCAAATTTTGTGATGTACAATCCTTACCAAAATACTTTTCAATAATCTGCCGGGCATCTTCTATAGTGAAGTTTCCGGAAATGACAAAAAGGCTTTCATCATCAGTATAATGCTGTTTATAAAATGCTACAATACTGTCTCGATTAATGGAGGCTATTGTATCCAAACTGCCCAGTATTGAATGCCCCAATGGGCTGTTATAAAACATGGTATCCATGAAAAGGTCATGGATATGTTCATCCGGTGTATCTTCATACATTCGGATTTCTTCAATCACCACATTTTTTTCTTTTTCTATCTCTTCGGCATCAAACGTGGAATGAAGATAGGTATCAGATAGTATTTCAACAGCTAATTCTAAATAATCCGATACCACATTAATATAATAACAGGTATATTCCCTGTTGGTTGCTGCATTGTGCTGTCCGCCTACCCTGTCAACCAAACGTGCAATATCCTTTGCACTATATTTGTCTGTGCCCTTGAAAAGCATATGCTCAATGAAATGGGCATACCCCATCTCATTGGCTTTTTCGTGGCGTGAACCAACCTTTATCCACAGACCACATGACACTGATACAACATTATCAATTGGCTCAAGCAAAACTGTAAGCCCATTAGGGAGTGTAAATTTATGTACCATTTTTTTTGGCTAATGCTTCTTCATAGCGTCTTTACGGCTTAAGTTGATGCGCCCCTGCTCATCAATGCCAATAACCTTGACCAGCACTTCATCACCTTCGTTCAAAATATCCTTCACCTTTTCAACCCGTGAATGATCAAGCTTGGAAATATGTACCAGCCCCTGTTTCCCGGGCAATATTTCTACAAACGCACCAAAATCAGTAATCCGCTTAACAATACCTTTGTAGATAGCACCAACTTCCACCTCTTCAACCAATCCTTTAATAGAAAGCTGTGCTTTCTCAATTGCATCCTGTTCATTGGCAGAAATAAATACGGTACCATCAGGCTCAATATTAATCTCAGCACCTGATTCCTCTATGATCTTTTTAATGACTCTGCCACCGGGCCCAATCACTTCGCCAATCTTTTCAATTTCAATTTTCATAACGGCAATTTTTGGTGCATGGGGCGATAGTTCCTTTGCAGGCTCTGATATTACTTCATTCATCTTTTCCAGTATATGGAGCCTTCCTTCCTTTGCCTGCTCTAACGCTTTGCGCATAATCTCTGTGGTGATACCCTCAATCTTTATGTCCATCTGAAATGCGGTGATCCCGGTTGCAGTACCGGCAACCTTGAAATCCATATCACCCAG is a window of Spirochaetota bacterium DNA encoding:
- a CDS encoding pitrilysin family protein, producing MVHKFTLPNGLTVLLEPIDNVVSVSCGLWIKVGSRHEKANEMGYAHFIEHMLFKGTDKYSAKDIARLVDRVGGQHNAATNREYTCYYINVVSDYLELAVEILSDTYLHSTFDAEEIEKEKNVVIEEIRMYEDTPDEHIHDLFMDTMFYNSPLGHSILGSLDTIASINRDSIVAFYKQHYTDDESLFVISGNFTIEDARQIIEKYFGKDCTSQNLKGFPALPQYERKLRVHLDKDLEQIHLCIGTDGLSKVDEDRWAFYLFNTILGGSMSSRLFQNIREKEGLCYSIYCFHSSFMDTGVFGIYCGTAPSQYNKLLQLIANECRLITSQGISEEELSDAKSYLIGNMALSLESTEVRMSHIAKNEIVFGQQFTFKEIVRNIQAVTMEDFMRVAHRILDNAKFSLVTIGKLPQNPINEFHLDI